TTCTTAAGTAATACACCATCCGTCATTGCCTTTAAAGCCGATATCCAAGCATTTGTAGAGAAATGGTTGCCTTCATTTGTTGAAGAAAATCGGAGTTACCTCACCGTTGCAATCGGCTGTACTGGTGGGCAGCACCGTTCGGTGTTTCTGGTGGAAGAGTTGGCAGCCTATTTTTCTGGAGCGAATAAAGTGTTAATTCGCCATCGGGAACAACAAGATTATCGTTCCTTGCCGACTAAATAGACATGATGAAATTGTCTAAATGGTTTGGCGTACTCTTCATACTGGCGTGTAATGCCAAGGCTGCAAACTGGCTATCCGTCGGCACATTAGGAGATGCCAACCAACATGCTTATGATGCTAGCAAGCTGTCATTTGAAGCAGAAGAAGTGACTTACTGGCGAAGAATTATGTTTTCAATCCCTATTGCTAGGGCGCAAGGAAATGTAACGCTAGGTTTATACAGAGAAAGAATTAATTGCCGAAAGCACACTCTGCAACTGTTAGATTGGTTGCTATATGATGCACAAAATAGGGTGGTAGAGCGAGCAAATGGATTAGATGGTGAAATGCTTCCAATCGTACCGGATACGATAGGCGATGCATTTTCCACTAAGCTTTGTCCGATGGTTCCGCCCGTCACAATTCCGCAAGCTCAGGAAAATATTGCGTCTGCTCCTGTAATCAGTAACAAGGCCAAAAGCAAAGCACCGCAAGCAAAGCAACCAACGGTTCCGGTTGTGCCTAAACCACCTGCGATTCAAAAAGAGCAGGCGGCTTCTTCACAGGGGCTTCCTGTATTATTGGGTGATGACATGATTATGATTCCTGGTAATGGAGAGAAACGTGTTACCCAATAGTCGTACATCTTCCATTTTCACGGTTTGTGTCGCGTTGACGGGTGCTTCGGGAATGCCTTATGCGCTGAGACTCATTGAGTGCTTGATCTCCGCTGGTGCAAGAGTGTATGTGCTGACTTCACAAGCGGCACAAGTGGTGATTCGTCAAGAACTACCAGATTTAGCAATCCCAGCTAAAACAGATCAGTTAGCTGAATGGCTAATCCAGCAATACCATGGTAAATCAGATCAAGTGAAAGTCTTTGGCAGGGAAGAGTGGTTTTCACCGGTTGCAAGTGGTTCAAATCCTGCTGATGCCATGGTCGTGTGTCCATGCAGCATGGGTACCTTAGCTGCGATTGCCCATGGCATGAGCGATAATTTAATCGAGCGAGCGGCAGATGTGATGTTGAAAGAGCAACGCCCTCTCATTATTGTGCCAAGGGAAATGCCTTTTTCGGTGATTCACTTAGAAAATATGCTAACGCTGGCCAAGCAACGTGTTGTTATCATGCCGCCATCGCCAGGTTTTTATCATCATCCTACAACGATTGAGGAGATGGTGGATTTTGTGGTTGCAAGAATATTAGATCACTTGTCTGTGCCGCATGAGATTATTCAGCGATGGGGTGAGCGTTAACTTTAGGCTTAGGCTTCAAAGTAACCTTTCATCTTCGCTTCAATGATGCGCGGATTTTCACCGTTTGCTATTGCCGTCAATCCTTCAATAAACATCTCGCGCAACATAATGTCTTCTTGAATAATGCTTTTTAATTTGTTGGCAGCGGGAAGAAAGAATAAGTTCGCAGAACCAACTCCATAGATGGTTGCGACAAAAGCAACTGCGATGCCTGCTCCCAGTTTTGATGGGTCTGACAAGTTTTCCATTACGTGGATTAGACCTAGTACCGCCCCTAAAATGCCAATGGTTGGCGAGTAGCCGCCAGCAGACTCCCAAACCTTTGCTGCTTTCTTTAGCTTTTCTTCGTATACATTGACATCAATCCATAGCGCTGAACGAAGAACTGGAGGCTCTACACCATCTACTAGCATTTGCAGTCCTTTGCGAATAAAAGGATCTTGCTGTTCCTCCATTGCAGACTCCAGGGCTAACAGGCCGCCACGTCTAGCTAGTTGGCTCCATGCTACCAAATCATGTGCCATTTGCTCAAAGTTATGAATAGGTGTTTTAAATACCCATTTGAGCATTTTACAGCCACGAACAAACACTGAAAGTGAGCTCTGTAGCATAACGGCACCAAGCGTGCCGCCGATAACAATCATGAATGCAGTCAGTTGAAGTAATGAACCGAGATGTCCACCTTCTAAGAATTGTCCGCCTAAAATGGCAAGTAGGGCGAGAGAGAGGCCCCCAATGCTAATTAAATCAAATTTCATGCGGCTTAATGTCCTGTTCGGGATGGCGTTAGCCATTCTGTAAGGTTGCTGCGAATCCGGCTAATGGCCTGTGTATGTAGTTGACTAATTCTAGATTCGCTAACGCCTAGCACTTCTCCAATTTCTTTTAAATTGAGTTCTTGCTCATAGTAGAGTGCCATTAGCAATTTTTCTCGTTCTGGTAAATTGGTAATAGCATTGACAAGGGCTTTTCGGAAGTTGTCTTTTTCAATAATGCGATCAGGATCTGCTTCATGATCTGGCATTAGAATGTCGAGTAAGCCATGATCATCGCCGTCAGCAAAGTCTTCTAAATACACTAATTGATGACCTTTACCATCATCTATTGTTTTTTGAAGTTCTTCAAGAGGAAGGCCCATATGACAAGCAATTTCTTTTTCACTGGCAGATCTGCCTAGTTGGTGCTCTAACTGGTGCATTGCTTGTTCGACTTCTTTTAATTGGCGTCGAACTTGTCTAGGTAGCCAATCTTGCCCTCGCAACTCGTCTAGCATTGCGCCTCGAATTCGCTGGCTCGCAAACGTTTCAAACTGAACGCCTTGGCTGGCATCAAAATGGTGTGCCGCCTCCATTAATCCCATCATGCCAACTTGAATAAGGTCATCTAATTCAACGCTAGGTGGCAATCTCATGATCAGATGATGTGCAATTTTCTTGACTAGCCCAGCGTGCTGATCAATTCGATTGAGTAATTGCTGTTTCTGATCCTGCTTATACATGAAAGTCCTGATATGCCAGAAGTTAATTCATTGTAATACAGAAGGTAAAAATGCCCGATAGCTAGCGATCAATCTCTGCATAAAACTGCCTGCTATTTGCGTTTGATCAGGTTCCAGGCGAATCAAGGCTTCTGCAAGTTGTAAACAGGCCTGACTTGCATCGGCATCTGGGAACGCAGGGAGAATTGGATGAAGCATATGGTTTGCTCTATGCAACCATTCGTCTTCAGGTACAAAGCCAAGCATCCGTAATTCCGCCTTAGTAAAGCGACTGGCAACTTGTGCCACTCTTGCAAATAATTTTCTCGCCGCATCTAAGTCTTGGACTCGACTCATTAGCAATAGAAAATCATGTTTTGCAAAGTGACTTGATAATAGTTTGATAAATGTATAACCATCAGTGATGGCTTCTGCACGATCTGCCAGCACAATGACACGTTCATTGGTAGCGAGTGCCATACTTGGCTGATTTGGTGATGAAAGTGGTCTAGCATCAACTAGCAGAAAATCAATATCTTGAACAATCTGTTCAAACTCATTAATTAGCTTTTTTTCCTGTTCGAAGGGAAGCTGTGCAATATCTCTTGTCGTGAGTGGCAAGGACAATAAGTATAAATTTTCTTGGATAGGGGAGATCAGTTGCCCAATCGATTGTCTGCCATAAAAAGCATCTGCCACTTCAAATTGATCATTTCCACCTGTCCGATGATTAATATTGCCATTGCCGGTAAATTCATCAATCAGCAAGACCCTTTTCCCTTGGGCAGCAAGTGCTGCGCCAATATTAATCACAATACTGGTTTTGCCTATACGCCCTCTGCCACCGATAAAGCTAATACTACGAGGTTGCTGTGAATGAAATAAGCGACGCAGACCACTGGCTTGATCTTGTTGTTGAAAATAGGACGAATCCATTGAAGGCTCGCTTATTTTCGATTGGAGCGTAAGACGCTAGCGCTGATGAGTGGCTCTCGCGGATTGCGGCGAACACTCGGCGAGACAGACTCGGGTTGTTGGCTGCTTGGTTGTGCTGCCATAAATAGCGGATACTCATCACCCTTTAGCTGGAAGGTATCGCCATCGGCTAGACTCTTGAATGCTCTATCTAGCAGGTAGAGTGGATTGCCAAGGTGTAAATCTTCGGGAACACGCTGTCCATTGGTAACATAACACAGTGTTAAACGATGTCGGAGCATGGCATCTAGAGAAGCGCCTAGGCTAGTCGCCTCATCAATCTTGGTTAAAATGCAATGCGTCAATGACTGGCGCTGTTCACCAATGTATCGACGAACTACATCATCTAGTGTTGCGGCATGCGTATTGGCTGCTAATAACAAAATTCTGGAGATGGGTAAACCACGACCCGCCAGCATATTGGTTTGTTCAATTACACGCTGGTCACGCTGACTCATCCCAACTGTATCAATCAGGATAAGGCGCTTAGAGGCTAAGTCCGCAAGCGTTAGTTGAAGGTCATCTTCATCTTTTACTGATACAACCGGGACATTTAGAATCTTGCCGTAAATTCTTAATTGATCATGCGCCCCAATACGGTAACTATCCGTTGAAATTAAGGCCACCTCATCAGGCCCGTATCTCAGTGTAAAACGAGCCGCGAGCTTGGCTACGGTCGTTGTTTTCCCGACACCAGTTGGCCCAACTAAGGCAAAAATCCCACCTCGGTCGATAATCTCATTATCTGGTGTTGTAGACTTTAGATTATGAAAGAGGGCATTTTTAATCCACTTTGCAGCAGTATCTGGCGTTTGATTGTCCGGTAGTCTATCTAATAACTCCCTAGATAGGCGAGGACTAAAGCCTGCGGCAAGCAGACGTCTGAGCATCTCCAGTTTTTCTGGATGATGCTGTGTCAGGTCTCCCCAAGCAAAGCCTGCTAACTGGCTTTCCACTAAGGCGCGTAGCATTTTTACTTCTTGTAAAATAGCTTCTGTCGCTAAGTTTGGTGTTTCTGTATTGCTTTCTTGCGTACTCTGGCGATTGGGTTGTCTTTGCTGTGGTTCTTCGAATAGCTCTGGTGCGACATAACGTGTGCCATTATTTCTCGGCGCAACGGGCTCTTCATAATTGTTTTGCTCAAAACTAGGTTCAGCTGAGCGGTAGTTTTGCTGTGGGTAGTTCTGGCGTGCGTCTGTAAACGGATGACTGTTTGGATGGCTCGGTGCCGGTTCAAGTGGACGAGACTCCCTGCTTCCTCCATTTCTGGTATGAGAAATTAGGAACGGCTCGTCTTCATAGGATGTTTGAGGTGCACGACCACGCGGCCGAGTAACTTGTGGCCAGTCGGGGCGTGCGTATTCATTATTCTGTTGGTTAGTCTCTGGATAGCCATTTTGGCGTTGTCCATTTGTCCTTACCGGTGTTGGTGTGGCGTTGTAATTGCCGTTGCTGGAGTAGTTATCAGGAAGATGAACATTCCCTTGGTGAGTGTGTCCGTTAACCACAGGTGATGCAGGCGTGTTGGTTAATACAGCAACATCTGTATCCGCAACTGCCATAATTTCAATGCCGCCACCAGGCATTTGACGGTTTGATAGGATGAGCGCATCCGGGCCAAGTGCATCACGCACCTGACGAAGGGCTTCTCTCGTATTATTTCCGTAAAATTTTCTAACCACCATATTCCTAACTGTAACGGATCGGGAGGCTTACCGGAAGAGGCCAACCCTGATTGAATATGGAAATGTCACGAAAATTGATCATCAGCCTCGCCCCCCAATGATCGCTACGACCTGAATGGAGCGTGTGTCAGGCACTTCTGAGTGCGAGAGTATCTTTAGCGAAGGGATTGCACGACGTAAAAATCGAGAGAGAATTCCTCGTAATGGGCCTGGGACCATTAGTACAGACGGCTGACCAGATTGCTCTCTTTGCTGCACAATTTTGACTGTCTGCTGGAGTAGGTTGTCAGCCAGACTAGGCTCAAATCCTGCGCCTTCAGCCCCTTTAGTTTGAGTGGCTTGCAATAAAATATTCTCTAAATTAGGGTCGAGCGCCAGCACCGGCAGAGCGTCAGTATCTTTAATACCAAAGCCACTATAGGCTTGCTGAACAATTGCTCTACCAAGTGCTACACGTACGTGCCCAATTAATTCTTCTGGATTTTGTTGCTTGGGAATCCATTCGGCCAGTGTTTCTAGGATGGTACGCATATCTCGGATGTGTACCTCTTCTAATAGTAACCCTTGTAGTACGCGGTGAAGAATACCAAGTGGAATGACTTTGGGGATGAGGTCTTCAATTAGTTTTGGATGCTGTTTGCCAACATGGTCTAGCAACTGTTGCACTTCTTCGCGCCCTAGCAACTCTGCCGCATGGCTTTGAATGACGTTCGATAAATGCGTGCCAATCACGGTACTCGTATCTACAACGGTATAGCCGAGCATTTGCGCTTCTTCACGTTTATTGGCATCGATCCATACCGCAGGTAGGCCAAAAGCTGGGTCTTTAGTCTGCGTGCCTGTGAGTTGTCCGTGAACGCGTCCAGGGTTAATAGCAAGCAGCATACCGGTGAATGCTTCACCCTCAGCTACTTCCACCCCTTTTAAGGCGAGGCGATAGGTGTTTGGTTTTAGTTCTAGATTATCCCGAATGTGAACCGCCGGGACTAAGAAACCCAGGTCTTGAGCAATTTTCTTTCGAATGCCTCTAATTTTTCTGAGCAACTCTCCATCTTGGTTTCGATCCACTAAAGGAATTAGGCGGTAACCGACCTCTAACCCAATCATGTCCACTGGCTGAACGTCTGCCCAGCTAACCTCAGGTACAGCCGCTGCTGTTGGTGCGGGAGGAGGTGGCGCTGGCTTTGAGGCTTCTGCCTTTGCTCGTTTGTCTAATTGATAACCGATTGCTGCAATACCCGCTGCAAACACTAAGAAAGCCATGTGCGGCATATTGGGAATAATGCCAAACAGGCCTAGCAAACCTGCTGTGATATAAAGCACTTGTCCACGCTTAAAAAGCTGTCCAAGCATTTGCGTAGAGATATCTTCATTTGTATCTACGCGGGTAACCACAATACCTGCTGCGGTTGAAATAATTAGCGAGGGGATCTGTGCAACTAGACCGTCACCAATGGTTAATAGTGTGTAAGTCTTCGCTGCATCACCAAAGGCTAGGTCATGTTGCAGCATCCCTACAAATAAGCCACCGATCACATTGAGCAGCATAATGATAATACCGGCGACGGCATCACCACGAACGAACTTAGACGCACCATCCATGGAACCAAAGAATTCGGCTTCTTGAGCAATAGTCGTCCGACGTTTTCTCGCTTCTTCTTCTCCAATTAAACCCGCATTCAAATCCGCATCAATTGCCATCTGCTTACCGGGCATCGCATCTAAAGTAAAGCGCGCACTCACTTCAGCAATACGGCCTGCACCTTTGGTGATAACGGCAAAGTTAATGACAACTAAGATAATGAAAACAAGGATACCAATGGCGTAATTGCCACCAACAAGAAAATGACCAAACGCTTCTACCACTTTACCTGCTGCATCAGGTCCAGTATGGCCGTCCAGCAAAATGACCCTAGTTGATGCCACGTTGAGGGAAAGTCGAAGTAGGGTTGTTAGTAGCAGTACCGTTGGAAAGGCCGAGAACTCTAATGGTTTCATCGTGTACAACGAGACCATCAGCACAATAATCGACATAGCGATATTGAAGGTGAATAAGAAGTCGAGGATGAGCGAAGGCAACGGCAAAATCATCATGGAAAGAATCATGATGATTAAGATAGGGCCGGCAAGTTTGCTCAGATTCAGTTTTGGCATGTCTGAATTAACTATGTTCACTCAAATAAATAACCGCCTATTGTAACGGAAGTTAACGTATATGACGGATGATATAAATGAATTTTCTTCTATCAACGCTAAAATCAATCACTAAGGCTGTAGATGCATCCTGCCTGTCGTGAATAATGCAACTTGGAAACTAAGTTGGTTTGCTTATCCGGTATTCAATATAGGTCTTAATCTTCACCAGGAGGAATCATATCCTCTGGAATAGATAGTTTAGTCGGTAGAATCGGTGTGCTACCGCCAGACTGTTCATACACTTTTAAATGATATAAGTATGCAAAAATTTCCGCTGTAGCGGTAAATAATGGAGCAGGGATGTCTGCTTCTAATTCTGCGTGTTTATACAAAGCCCGTGCAAAAGGTGGTGTACGTAACACCGGGACCTTGTTTTCTTTTCCTATATCTATGATTCGTTCTGCGATTAGAGATGCTCCTTTCGCAACGACTTTAGGGGTTTCCATTTTGTCGTTATATAAAATGGCGACAGCGTAATGCGTCGGGTTGGTAACAATTACACTCGCTGTGGGCACATTTTTCATCATGCGACGTCTAGCCGCCTCTCTTTGTAGGGCGCGGATTTTTCCTTTGATCTGCGGGTTCCCTTCCGCTTCTTTCGCTTCGTCTTTCACTTCCTGTTTAGTCATCCGCATACTTTTATAGTATTGCCAGATTTGGTAAGGAACATCTACGGCAGCAACTAAGAGCATGCCAAGTATGCCGTACAAGACAATTTTGATGCCAATAGACCAAACTGTTGCGTAAGCGAGCGCTGATTCCATTCTAGATAGTTCAATTAGCACATCTCTTTCGTGCCAAAGCGCCAAAATAGCAATTCCGCCGATTAAACTTGATTTGAGAACCGCTTTAAATAGTTCGACTAAACTACTGAGCGCAAACATGCGCTTTAGCCCATTGAGTGGGTTTAGTTTTTTTAGATCAGGAGCGAGGGGGGTGAAAGTGAAAAGCCAGCCATGCAATAGAAATGGTCCAATAATTGCGGCGAGCACAACCACGCCTAACCATGGCGCAAAAGCGATGAGCATATCCATCGATTTACGCAGCAAATTTTCCGTCATCTGTGACGTTTGCTGGTCTAACTTCCAATCAAATGTTAATCCATTGATGAGAAGTTGTTTAAAAGCTTGAATAAGCCGATCGCTAAATATAATTAGTCCGATCACCCCCCCCGCAAGCCCAAGGAAAGTACTCAGCTCTTTTGACGTGGGAACTTGGCCTTTGTTACGGGCTTCGGTTATTCGCCTGCCGGAGGCGGCTTCCGTTCTGTCGTCGTCGTCTTCTGCCATGATCGCATCTGAATAATGGGGATTAATCTGGAGGTGTTGGCTACAACGTCGACATCATACCTTGCTTGTGCGAGTGCGAAAAATAATCTCTGCAATTTTGCTACTACATTGTGGTATGTAGTGGTTGTTACTCGGTTAAAAATAAACTTAATTTGCTAACTATTATAAATACTACTATTAGTAAACGTAATAGATGGGTGTTTTGGCTCTTTGATATTAATTATTTCATATTCACTACAAACAAAAATTACCCTTGGGTTTCCGTGGAATAAACCAGATATGATTTTAGATGTACGTATTATTACGTATTGATTGGGGGGTAAATAAAGCGGAGAACGTAACAAATTGAAAATAAAGGGGTTTTGATGCTTTATTTTCTTGCGTTGCATCATAATCCGTACAATTGACAGGGGTTAATTGCCTACGCATAATCCGCCGTCACAAGCAGGTAATATTTATATGCCCTGCCTTGTTTCGCACTTGTTGGCTCAATGCGATTGATTGCTGCGAATCATTTTGGTTCCCTGCTATCGACAAAATCGGTAGTGGTTGTCCTGGAGAGAGTGGTTATCAACCGATTAGCTGCTGGTTGACTATCCTGTGATATTTCTAGTTATCACGAGTAGAAGAGGAACGAAATCCGTGGAAATTTTGTTACAACAGATCCTGAATGGACTGGTCCTCGGTAGTGTCTATGCTTTGGTGGCGCTTG
This Leeia speluncae DNA region includes the following protein-coding sequences:
- the flhF gene encoding flagellar biosynthesis protein FlhF codes for the protein MVVRKFYGNNTREALRQVRDALGPDALILSNRQMPGGGIEIMAVADTDVAVLTNTPASPVVNGHTHQGNVHLPDNYSSNGNYNATPTPVRTNGQRQNGYPETNQQNNEYARPDWPQVTRPRGRAPQTSYEDEPFLISHTRNGGSRESRPLEPAPSHPNSHPFTDARQNYPQQNYRSAEPSFEQNNYEEPVAPRNNGTRYVAPELFEEPQQRQPNRQSTQESNTETPNLATEAILQEVKMLRALVESQLAGFAWGDLTQHHPEKLEMLRRLLAAGFSPRLSRELLDRLPDNQTPDTAAKWIKNALFHNLKSTTPDNEIIDRGGIFALVGPTGVGKTTTVAKLAARFTLRYGPDEVALISTDSYRIGAHDQLRIYGKILNVPVVSVKDEDDLQLTLADLASKRLILIDTVGMSQRDQRVIEQTNMLAGRGLPISRILLLAANTHAATLDDVVRRYIGEQRQSLTHCILTKIDEATSLGASLDAMLRHRLTLCYVTNGQRVPEDLHLGNPLYLLDRAFKSLADGDTFQLKGDEYPLFMAAQPSSQQPESVSPSVRRNPREPLISASVLRSNRK
- the flhA gene encoding flagellar biosynthesis protein FlhA, yielding MPKLNLSKLAGPILIIMILSMMILPLPSLILDFLFTFNIAMSIIVLMVSLYTMKPLEFSAFPTVLLLTTLLRLSLNVASTRVILLDGHTGPDAAGKVVEAFGHFLVGGNYAIGILVFIILVVINFAVITKGAGRIAEVSARFTLDAMPGKQMAIDADLNAGLIGEEEARKRRTTIAQEAEFFGSMDGASKFVRGDAVAGIIIMLLNVIGGLFVGMLQHDLAFGDAAKTYTLLTIGDGLVAQIPSLIISTAAGIVVTRVDTNEDISTQMLGQLFKRGQVLYITAGLLGLFGIIPNMPHMAFLVFAAGIAAIGYQLDKRAKAEASKPAPPPPAPTAAAVPEVSWADVQPVDMIGLEVGYRLIPLVDRNQDGELLRKIRGIRKKIAQDLGFLVPAVHIRDNLELKPNTYRLALKGVEVAEGEAFTGMLLAINPGRVHGQLTGTQTKDPAFGLPAVWIDANKREEAQMLGYTVVDTSTVIGTHLSNVIQSHAAELLGREEVQQLLDHVGKQHPKLIEDLIPKVIPLGILHRVLQGLLLEEVHIRDMRTILETLAEWIPKQQNPEELIGHVRVALGRAIVQQAYSGFGIKDTDALPVLALDPNLENILLQATQTKGAEGAGFEPSLADNLLQQTVKIVQQREQSGQPSVLMVPGPLRGILSRFLRRAIPSLKILSHSEVPDTRSIQVVAIIGGRG
- a CDS encoding MinD/ParA family ATP-binding protein, whose protein sequence is MDSSYFQQQDQASGLRRLFHSQQPRSISFIGGRGRIGKTSIVINIGAALAAQGKRVLLIDEFTGNGNINHRTGGNDQFEVADAFYGRQSIGQLISPIQENLYLLSLPLTTRDIAQLPFEQEKKLINEFEQIVQDIDFLLVDARPLSSPNQPSMALATNERVIVLADRAEAITDGYTFIKLLSSHFAKHDFLLLMSRVQDLDAARKLFARVAQVASRFTKAELRMLGFVPEDEWLHRANHMLHPILPAFPDADASQACLQLAEALIRLEPDQTQIAGSFMQRLIASYRAFLPSVLQ
- a CDS encoding surface-adhesin E family protein, with the translated sequence MMKLSKWFGVLFILACNAKAANWLSVGTLGDANQHAYDASKLSFEAEEVTYWRRIMFSIPIARAQGNVTLGLYRERINCRKHTLQLLDWLLYDAQNRVVERANGLDGEMLPIVPDTIGDAFSTKLCPMVPPVTIPQAQENIASAPVISNKAKSKAPQAKQPTVPVVPKPPAIQKEQAASSQGLPVLLGDDMIMIPGNGEKRVTQ
- a CDS encoding flagellar motor protein, with protein sequence MKFDLISIGGLSLALLAILGGQFLEGGHLGSLLQLTAFMIVIGGTLGAVMLQSSLSVFVRGCKMLKWVFKTPIHNFEQMAHDLVAWSQLARRGGLLALESAMEEQQDPFIRKGLQMLVDGVEPPVLRSALWIDVNVYEEKLKKAAKVWESAGGYSPTIGILGAVLGLIHVMENLSDPSKLGAGIAVAFVATIYGVGSANLFFLPAANKLKSIIQEDIMLREMFIEGLTAIANGENPRIIEAKMKGYFEA
- the flhB gene encoding flagellar biosynthesis protein FlhB, which gives rise to MAEDDDDRTEAASGRRITEARNKGQVPTSKELSTFLGLAGGVIGLIIFSDRLIQAFKQLLINGLTFDWKLDQQTSQMTENLLRKSMDMLIAFAPWLGVVVLAAIIGPFLLHGWLFTFTPLAPDLKKLNPLNGLKRMFALSSLVELFKAVLKSSLIGGIAILALWHERDVLIELSRMESALAYATVWSIGIKIVLYGILGMLLVAAVDVPYQIWQYYKSMRMTKQEVKDEAKEAEGNPQIKGKIRALQREAARRRMMKNVPTASVIVTNPTHYAVAILYNDKMETPKVVAKGASLIAERIIDIGKENKVPVLRTPPFARALYKHAELEADIPAPLFTATAEIFAYLYHLKVYEQSGGSTPILPTKLSIPEDMIPPGED
- a CDS encoding flavin prenyltransferase UbiX produces the protein MPYALRLIECLISAGARVYVLTSQAAQVVIRQELPDLAIPAKTDQLAEWLIQQYHGKSDQVKVFGREEWFSPVASGSNPADAMVVCPCSMGTLAAIAHGMSDNLIERAADVMLKEQRPLIIVPREMPFSVIHLENMLTLAKQRVVIMPPSPGFYHHPTTIEEMVDFVVARILDHLSVPHEIIQRWGER
- a CDS encoding RNA polymerase sigma factor FliA; its protein translation is MYKQDQKQQLLNRIDQHAGLVKKIAHHLIMRLPPSVELDDLIQVGMMGLMEAAHHFDASQGVQFETFASQRIRGAMLDELRGQDWLPRQVRRQLKEVEQAMHQLEHQLGRSASEKEIACHMGLPLEELQKTIDDGKGHQLVYLEDFADGDDHGLLDILMPDHEADPDRIIEKDNFRKALVNAITNLPEREKLLMALYYEQELNLKEIGEVLGVSESRISQLHTQAISRIRSNLTEWLTPSRTGH